The Suncus etruscus isolate mSunEtr1 chromosome 7, mSunEtr1.pri.cur, whole genome shotgun sequence genome includes a window with the following:
- the LOC126013763 gene encoding beta-hexosaminidase subunit beta-like — protein sequence MAFNKFNVLHWHIVDDQSFPYQSTTFPELSNQGRYSLSHVYTQNDVQMVIEFARLQGIRVIPEFDTPGHTLSWGKGQKDLLTPCYNKEVPSGTFGPINPILNSTYSFISDFFAEISEVFPDEFMHVGGDEVDFTCWQSNPEIEAFMKSSGFEKDFKKLESFYLERLLNIVSSKKKKSIVWQDVFDNKDKLQPGTVVQVWRMEKYSDHEADVTAAGFQVILSSPWYLDYISYGQDWRNYYKVDPLDFSGSQEQKQLVIGGEACLWGEYVDGTNLTPRLWPRASAAGERLWSNENVRDLTDAYDRLTAHRCRMVRRGIAAQPLYVGYCDHQLNV from the coding sequence ATGGCTTTTAACAAGTTCAATGTTCTCCACTGGCACATAGTCGATGACCAGTCTTTTCCATACCAGAGCACCACTTTTCCAGAGTTAAGCAATCAAGGACGCTATTCTTTATCTCATGTGTATACTCAAAATGATGTCCAAATGGTGATTGAGTTTGCTCGGTTACAAGGGATTCGAGTCATACCAGAATTTGACACCCCTGGGCACACACTGTCTTGGGGTAAAGGTCAGAAAGacctcctgactccatgctataATAAGGAGGTGCCATCTGGGACATTTGGACCTATAAATCCTATCTTGAATTCAACTTACAgcttcatttctgatttttttgcTGAAATTAGTGAAGTGTTTCCAGATGAATTTATGCATGTGGGTGGAGATGAAGTAGATTTCACTTGTTGGCAGTCCAATCCTGAAATTGAAGCTTTTATGAAAAGCAGTGGCTTTGAGAAAGATTTCAAAAAATTAGAATCGTTCTATCTTGAAAGGCTTTTGAACATTGtttcaagcaaaaagaaaaaatccataGTCTGGCAAGATGTTTTCGATAATAAAGATAAGCTTCAGCCAGGCACAGTGGTTCAAGTATGgagaatggaaaaatattctgaTCATGAAGCTGATGTCACAGCAGCTGGCTTCCAAGTGATTCTTTCTAGCCCCTGGTACTTAGATTATATCAGTTATGGACAAGATTGGAGAAATTATTACAAAGTGGATCCTCTTGACTTTAGTGGTTCTCAGGAACAGAAACAGCTTGTCATTGGTGGAGAAGCCTGTCTGTGGGGAGAATATGTGGATGGAACTAACCTCACTCCAAGATTATGGCCTCGGGCAAGTGCGGCTGGTGAGAGACTCTGGAGTAACGAAAATGTCCGAGATTTAACTGATGCCTATGATAGACTGACAGCTCACCGCTGCAGGATGGTCAGGCGTGGAATTGCCGCACAACCGCTTTATGTTGGATATTGTGATCATCAGCTCAACGTgtaa